From a single Lolium rigidum isolate FL_2022 chromosome 7, APGP_CSIRO_Lrig_0.1, whole genome shotgun sequence genomic region:
- the LOC124678268 gene encoding GPN-loop GTPase QQT1-like has protein sequence MVFGQVVIGPPGCGKTTYCNGMSQFLSLIGRKVSVINLDPANDALPYECAINIEDLIKLSDVMSEHSLGPNGGLVYCMDYLEKNIDWLEEKLKPLIEDHYLLFDFPGQVELFSLHTNARNIINKLIKKLNLRLTVVHLVDAHLCCDPGKYVSALLLSLSTMLHLELSHINVLSKIDLIENYGNLAFNLDFYTDVQDLSYLQHHLDQDPRSAKYRKLTKELCDVIDDFSLVNFTTLDIQDKESVGNLVKLIDKSNGYIFSTIDSSAVEFSKIAAAPLDWDYYRTAAVQEKYMKDDEVVEKTSRMQ, from the exons ATGGTGTTCGGACAGGTGGTGATCGGGCCACCAGGCTGCGGCAAGACCACCTACTGCAACGGCATGTCCCAGTTCCTCTCCCTCATCGGAAG GAAAGTTTCAGTTATCAATCTCGACCCTGCGAACGATGCATTGCC ATATGAATGTGCCATCAACATTGAGGACCTCATAAAACTTAGCGATGTCATGTCTGAGCATTCGCTTGGTCCTAATGGAG GGCTTGTGTATTGTATGGATTACTTGGAGAAGAATATTGACTGGCTTGAAGAAAAGTTGAAACCTCTTATTGAAG ATCACTATCTGCTATTTGATTTCCCGGGGCAAGTGGAACTTTTCTCCCTTCACACGAATGCAAGGAACATCATCAATAAACTCATCAAAAAGCTAAATTTGCGG CTTACTGTTGTGCACCTTGTTGATGCCCATTTATGTTGTGATCCTGGGAAGTATGTGAGTGCTTTGCTGCTTTCACTATCAACAATGTTACACTTGGAGCTATCGCACATCAATGTTTTGTCAAAGATTGACCTCATTGAGAACTATGGAAATTTAG CGTTCAACCTTGACTTCTACACTGATGTGCAAGACCTGTCCTATTTGCAACACCATCTTGATCAAGATCCTCGTTCTGCTAAGTACAG GAAACTTACGAAAGAGCTATGTGATGTGATTGATGATTTTAGCTTAGTCAATTTTACAACTTTGGACATCCAG GACAAGGAAAGTGTGGGTAATCTTGTGAAGTTGATTGATAAGAGCAATGGCTATATATTTTCAACTATAGACAGCAGTGCCGTTGAGTTTAGCAAAATTGCAGCTGCACCTCTTGACTGGGATTACTACAG AACAGCAGCAGTGCAGGAGAAGTACATGAAAGACGACGAGGTCGTGGAGAAAACAAGCAGGATGCAATGA
- the LOC124678654 gene encoding putative peptidyl-tRNA hydrolase PTRHD1, with protein sequence MLSLLPLGLPSPIASTLPSAASLLPGLARIPILRVPPRASMSAAAASTPEAATSPSPAVGEEARKEAEDVVVQYVVLRRDLADAWPMGSVVAQGCHASVAAVWAHRDHPDTAAYCAPDNLDRMHKVTLEVKGETQLKNLAEKLEAAGVRHKLWIEQPENIPTCIATAPCPKSQVASFFRKLKLCK encoded by the exons ATGCTGTCTCTCCTTCCCCTTGGCTTGCCGTCCCCGATTGCAAGCACGCTCCCGagcgccgcctctctcctcccAGGCCTCGCTAGGATCCCCATCCTCCGAGTCCCGCCGCGAGCCAGCATGAGCGCTGCAGCCGCCTCCACGCCGGAGGCAGCGACGTCCCCCTCCccggccgtcggcgaggaagcgaggAAGGAGGCCGAGGACGTGGTGGTCCAGTACGTGGTGCTGCGGCGCGACCTGGCGGACGCCTGGCCGATGGGCAGCGTAGTGGCGCAGGGGTGCCACGCCTCCGTGGCCGCCGTCTGGGCGCACCGCGACCACCCGGACACCGCCGCCTACTGCGCGCCCGACAACCTCGACCGCATGCACAAG GTAACATTGGAGGTGAAAGGGGAGACACAGCTGAAGAACCTGGCCGAGAAACTGGAAGCAGCTGGTGTGAGGCACAAGCTGTGGATAGAGCAGCCTGAAAACATCCCGACTTGCATTGCGACAGCACCCTGCCCAAAGTCGCAGGTGGCTTCATTCTTCAGGAAGCTAAAGCTGTGCAAATGA